In Sebastes umbrosus isolate fSebUmb1 chromosome 15, fSebUmb1.pri, whole genome shotgun sequence, the genomic window ATCCCCAATGCTTCTTCTCACTCATAAAGGCCAAACTTCATTGTCATGTCAAGTTACTAATCAGTGACGGTTCTTGTTTTCATTAAAATGGGTGGATTAGTGACTTAACACAATGAGGTTAGACATACTGTTGTAAGTGCACTTCCTGTATGCCTACAGCTTTTGGCCATGACAGGATCTGAGCAGCAGAGGGGGCTACTTCCAATTGGTTCAGGTATTGGCTTGTGTCGTGATTACCAGTTGCCGTGTGAGTCATTTCTCAGTACCAGGGTGTCCTGTGCCTTCCACGTGGTGCTGACTCACTCTCTGCTGGGGAAAGGACATGTAGGGCAGGCTTTGACGGACATGCCTCATGAGCACACGCTGTCTGGGAGACACTAGGAGTGTTAATCATCAAGTGCAAGGTGGCGGCTCATTTTCAGAACAggataaaaatgattttgttgcGAGGGACTGGTATAAGAAATTCCCACATATTGACTTTTATGAATTAGGAATCTTGATTTAAGGACTAAATGGAAAGAGCAGCAGACATTTCTACTTGAATAATGATAGTCTAGCGagggggttctcaaactttttggggccagggaccccccAACAGGGGAGAACGTTTTCCAAGGaacccctcataatcgtaacaccgattaagcCTATGGTCACTAACATTTATATTGCCACAGATCTCattttgagaatcactggtctAGACAGACGGTTCACACCCATATATCAAGCAATACTAACCAGTAAAAGTTTGTCTTAAGTGCCGATGTTAACTCCAATTACCTGCCTACATAAAAGGTATAAACTCCATCACCTCATCTACCACACCCTCTTTAGAAATGCAAACCACAAAACAACCAACCTTCAAACTTTTAAGAGGCAGGAAAAAAAGACGCAAGTAtgctttttatttcaatttatttatctttaaagaACCAATACGAATTGGGGATGTTTTCAAAATGGGTACAATGATAAAAAACTGACCATTTCATTCTTCTCCACCTTGTCTTTCAGATTGAATCTTAGGCTCTGTGTGTGAGTTTaaatatgcatatttatttagGAAAGTCCTATTGTAGCCCCGTTTGAAGGAGGATGAATGAAAGCAGGAGAAGTACCTGTTGTAGGAGCCTGTTTAACTGCCTGGATGAAGTggtctgaagtgtgtgtgtgtgcgtgtgtgtaggaTGCTCAGCAGGGTTTGGTGGGCTTATCTGAGGTGGACTGATTATTGCACTCCaacaagaattaaaaaaaaaagaaaaaaaaaaaagacatggctctcaaaggataaaaaaacaacaacaaaaactatTGGATAACAAAGTGTCCTTGCCCCTGCCAAACTCATATCTGCCACACATATCATATCTTGTGAATAAATATATCAGACATATTCAAACTGAGTGAACCCCTAAACTGAAAGTGACTTTAAGCAAGTGAAGggttaaaaaggaaaacattacTGCATTTTCAGGTGAACCTTTGAgtttttgtgcaaaataaaaaaaaaaaaaccaatacCAAAATGGACAGTCACAAATATGTGttcaaagtttaaaaatgtattttaaaaaggtACATCATTCTGGCCTAATCATAATATCAATAATTAGAGGAAATAAAAATCATTTAACATTACATCTTTTCATCACCTTTGttttgtgtaaaaaataaaaattcacaaaatggAAAATGGTATTCCATGATTACAactgaaacaaaagaaaagaaaagaaacaggaTGGACTCGAGTTGAAAAATTCTGGCCCGTGGTTGAACAGTATAACCGGGAGGCGGGCCTTATCTGTGTGCTTTGACCTTCCATTCATTGGTTCGGCTGGTGGATCCCCAGATCTGGATTCATTCATTCGATCACTCGTTATTTCTCTGATCAATTAACCATGACTCAGTGTTAACAAATCATCACAATAATTACTGATAGCActctcttcattttttttttgttgtactcTCCCCTTGGTGGAAGATTCCCCACTAGATGCGCATAAGAAAGATGCACTGGCAGCCTACTGCACGCAGCAGTTGTGGCTGTTGGTATCCTTGAACTTCAGACGCATTTTGGGTCTGTATTTCTCGAGGTAAAGAAGCTGTTTGGAGTTGAAGGCTCCACGTCTCTTCCTatgaaaagaagaaaggaaaaaggGAGGGCAGAGGATTAAAATAATGATATACACAAGAGAGGACAAAGGGCACACCATAGCAGACGCTGTGCTCATTACTGCAGTGATATACATTACACTGTGAACCTCTGCAAATTCCTTAGACAATACTTTGCACATTCCTTCACAAACCTGTTCAGctcttcatttttaaaatgcatatattgcaaatattctttttattttttattttaattaatattattatgctACTAGCATAATTATTATGCTATGCTATTATTCATGCTTCTTGAATGTTTGTAGTACTGGCATTTATCTTCTATTTCCTCTACTATGTTTATGGTTACGcaccaaatataatatatatttggtTATTATTATCGCCGTTATTGTCGTTGCTTTCGTCGTTGTCATTGTTGTCATTATCATTATAATATggggatttttttattatacttcattttgtttgtttatttgtttccttAACAAACGTTCTCCTGTACTTTTgtatacaaaatgttttttgttttttttttaaatgtgaaaactaATAAACAAAGTCGGAAGAAAAATATATCAagacaaattccttgtatgtgaaaacctgTCAATTAAAACTCTCTCCGATTCTGATTAATGGAATACTTCGAAATATATAGAAGATCAATACCGCTCTTATACCTGTCTTTTAAATATAAGGCTACAttctgttagcttagcttaaaacCAAGACTGCAAACAGGGAAAAACAGTTAGCCTTGCTCTGTCTAAAGGCAGAAAATCCACCTGCCAGCACCTGTAAAGCTCAATAATTAACACGTtacatattgtttgtttaatctgtacaaataCTGAAGTAAGAACATAAACTTCTAATTTTATGGGGGTTTATGTGCTGTATTTCTTGGCTTGGAGCAGttacttcctggagtctccgcCAGTCAGGAGGCGAATACTatgagtgtatttcccaaaaagtattcctttaaaaaggCACGGCAAGGTAAGGACATTGAAACCGAAGCCAACTTCAACTGAAGCCTCTCGTGTGTGTCAAGCGTGTTGAAGAGCTACGGTGGTCgatgcaaaaacgtgaatggctcCATCTGGAGCCATATGGAGCTAAGTCGGTGCTTAGatgagtgtgtgtacgtgggaagtgagtggtgaagcaagagagagagagctgcgacgggagagagtaacgttattgactccggcccaagcaggaaaagttaacagagtttggtttgtctgttctgtagaaacatggcggtgcaacatggccaactctatgaagaggacccgctccctatgtagatataaacggctcattctaaggtaacgaaaacacaattcttattatcaggtgattatgcaTTAAAGAactcatatttattaatattatattccatttctgccaataaatccccctaaatgctgcacactggtcctttaacaccAGACACATTTGTTTCTAGTTGTAGTACCAGGCTCGAGAATTACCACCTGCTAGTAATTTGCAgactataaacaaacaaatgccaaaattcacaagttgtcaacatcaacaaaccaaagaaacaaaaatgtataaCTGATTAACCTCATAAGAGGCTGTTAATGTCACATCTATTCACACATATTGCACCATATTACTGATTCAAGACTCAATCTTTGGAGGGTACTTACTGCCTTATGAACTGCACAGCATCCTCATACCTCATCCCACTCTCAATGAGGGCTAAGGCCACCAAGACTGGAGCTCTGGGATGTGAAGAAATCCAACGGACCGGTtcaaggagacagagagagaatcagagagagagaagagaagattaAATGCCAAGGTTCACATGGTTCCATAGTAATATGGTGGaggggaagggagggggggggtttaAACCTGGGAAACAGGCCTGGGAAATCAACAGGGGTGCACAAGTTCACTGTTGCCCTGCTGGGGCACGCTGCTCACACCCtgagcctcacacacacacacacacacacaaaactgtgATAAGTTACAGTAAGATGACCTTCTCCTTTCTCACCAGatgagacaaaaataaatataaaaagaaccACTTGGCGGGTCGGATCTCAGTGCTGACAGAGCATTTTCTTCAGTGGCTTCACACAAAATTCACAAGGGATAGTATGCGAGAATGAAGGGATtgaaagaaaatgagaaaaaacagTGCGATAGCGTGGAACGAGGGATGAGAATATTGTTAAAGAAaggacaaacaacaacaacaaggcaCATTACTGCAGCCGCCCACACTACGAGAAAGCTGGCTGCTGTAAAGCAGATCAGACTGCAGTAAACACAGGacagggaagaagaggagatgaaTTCAGAAAATGCCAGTCTAACCAATGCTGGTAATTATACAACCTCTGGAATGCAACAGCAATGCAAAATGCTGAGAGCCATTGAGAACCGATTGGCTTATTGTGCGTTTGTGGTCAGGAAAGACATTTTAACACTAGTTCGCCCACGTCACGGGCTTCTGCCTTCTTTGTTTTCACACTTGTGTTGTTATTCGGCATAACTCGTCTGTAATTCACTGTCACATTGGTACATTGCCTGAGCAACCTTCATGACCAACAGACAGCTCACATGCAAATGTAATTGCGTTTTCTTTTCAAAGTCTGCAGCGGCAACAGACTTGTTGTCATTAATGACAGATAACCTGCTGGTTATCTATTTACAGAGCAGGAAGAATTCAAGATACTGAATTAATCACCGGTGTATATTCAAAATGAGACGGAAAAGAGCAGGGACTGATGCACAGGTACAGTGCAGCACTGTGTGAtcaatatgaatgaatgaagaagcAACAAATTCTAACGGGAGAAGGAGGGTTGAGAGGAAGGCTGGATTTTGAAGATTAGGAGAAAAACAGGCTTATTTTTTAGACACTTGTAATATTTAACTAATTCATTCTTTCTGCAACGGTCTCGAGCATggatctcctggttaaaagtctggtgtttgttggacccatacacccaccataagtggtctttctcgctttttatactacgtcactaaatCTTACCGTAGCACCGACTAGAATTTGAACTTAGACCAGAGGCCGTTCAAAAGTTGACTATACAACAATCCAGTCAATCTTCACCACCAAAACAATGCAGCTCGCCACTCACCGTCCAAGACCAGCCACGCAGTGCACAGCGATGCAGCAGCCAGGTTCCTCTCGAAACTTGGTGTTGAGCAGCTTGAGCCAGTCGTCCACAATCTGGGTTGGAGGAGGGGCACCGTCATCGAAGGGCCAGTCCTAGAGGAGATAGAAGAAGAGAGTTGAAAAAGGCGAAACCATACAATAAGAGAGGCCACCACAAATATGTGCGTGTGTCAACTCTTACCAGGACCTGAATCCCCTCCTTCTCTACTGGAGTCTTATCATAGGTGGCATCACAAACTCTCACCAGTGTGTTCACTTCACACTTTTTCAGGTCCTGACAAGACATCAAAAACGAGAGGGGATTTTAGACACGGGACTTGCAAAGAAACGCACATACAGATACCAACACAGACAGATGTGGGCGTACCTCGGTGAACTTGTTGAGCGTGGCATTGGTGGGGTTGTGGGTGATGACGAACCTCATGCACTCGTAGGCAATCTCGACTGCAGCGGGGCGGTTCATGTTGGCGAGACGGcttaaaaaacaattacaatacAATACTCTTACAAAACAAAAGCGACTTTTGGCTCAGAAGTCAGCAAAGACTGCTAGGAGATTTATATGTTCAGAAAAGggcagaataaataaaaatgacaacacGTGGTGAAAGATGGGTCAGGAGGACAACAGGTGTTCAACTATGGGATGATGTACACagaaaaaggtaacaaaaaGGATAAACTAGTCCACAATACTCCGGGatgtaaaaaatgaattaatacaaaaccaaaaaaaattaaaagaataaaaaaaaaagaaaaaagatggaGAGACTATCCAGGAGTCATCCAATCAGTTTACCCCATTCAGGAGAGCTGTTTGTGATTGGCTGTTCGAGGAGAAAGCGGAGAGCAAAGATTTCTCGTATTGGTTGGGACAGGGCAGGGCAGTCGGGCCAAGGACTACGCGGTATCCCAGGGGGCCTTTGGATGAGTCAGCAGTTCCTAGTATGCTGGCAGTCAGGGGGGTTTCTGGGTAGCGTAGTCCCTCAGGGGGCGGCCGATTCACTTCTCCACGGAGGTGAGGTGCTGTGCCTGGCAAAATTCTCCGCTCACACACGCCATATAGGTACGGCTCAAGTCGACACAGAAAGCCTGCCAAGAGAAAGATGAGAGTGAGGTCACATGATGATAATGACTCACCTACGGGTGAGTGAGCTGTTCATAAAAGAATAACAGTGCGGGAAGCCTTTTTATATTAACACTCTGGGTGATTATTTTATGTCAGTTTCAGAGAGGTAACCAGCAGGTCACTTGGTAGATGTTGAGTAAAATGACAGCTGGTGAAGAGTGCTGTCTGAATTTCCTGTCAAACTTTTAAACTTGTTACAGTACAGAGCGGTCAACAGTAGTGTTAGGTTTCATCAAAGTCAGACACCTCCCAGCAGATTGTCATTATTACCATACCTGGTCAAATATGCAGCTGTTAATAAAATTCAAATATCAAAGTTAGAAAAGTTCATTTAGGAGTTGACTTTTCTCTGACTGGTTTGAACACGAAAATGGGCAACTGGATTATTTCATATGATTCCATTAATTAATAAACAAGGCAAGTTTGTGATCATGCTTGGCAAAATTATATCTTGAGTTtaatttacagaaaataagaGAATATTTAAATCgcaatataaattatattattattattattatatattttcctcAAATAGTTCA contains:
- the ptp4a2b gene encoding protein tyrosine phosphatase type IVA 2 — encoded protein: MGRLANMNRPAAVEIAYECMRFVITHNPTNATLNKFTEDLKKCEVNTLVRVCDATYDKTPVEKEGIQVLDWPFDDGAPPPTQIVDDWLKLLNTKFREEPGCCIAVHCVAGLGRAPVLVALALIESGMRYEDAVQFIRQKRRGAFNSKQLLYLEKYRPKMRLKFKDTNSHNCCVQ